The Microbacterium sp. SORGH_AS_0862 region AGATCCCTGCTCAGTTGGTGGGGCACCGTCTCGCTCGGAGAATGGCCGGTGTCGTAGACGACGGCCCGCGCGCCGATCCGCGACGCGTAGTCGCGGTACTCGGACTCGGGCCACAGGTCGTGCGTGCCGGTGGCGACGAGCTTGGGCAGATCGAGGCTTGCGACGGCGGCCGTGACATCCGGCATCGCCATCATGAGGCCCACGATGTCGGTCACGCTCGAGCGGCGGGTCAATGCGAACCGCTCGCGCACGAAACGGAGTCGTCCCGGCGGCACGCGGTTGAGGTTGTTGCGGATCCCCCACAGCATCAGGCCGGCGCCCGCGCGCGGCCCCGCCGCGTCCGAGAGGCGTCCGATGCGCTTGACGCCGCGGAAGACCTGTCCCGTGGCCGGCGGGCAGGTCACGAGCGCGAGGGTCGCGAACAGGTCGGGGCGCGCGACGAGCGCAAGCTGGGCGACGAGGCCGGCGAAGCTGTACCCCAGCACGTGCACGGGGGCGGATCCGGTCTCGAGCACCGCGATCATGTCGTCCACGAACAGCGGGTAGTCGTAGTGCCGCCGGGGCGGCACGAGATTCTCCGGCCCCGCCGCAGCGGATTCGTACTGACCCGCCAGATCGTAGGACTCGACGCGGTAGCCGGCTGCGGCGAGCAGCGGCATGACCAGCACGAAGTCCTCCTTCGACCCGGTCACCCCGGGAACGAGCAGCACCCTGGGGCCGTCCGCGGGGCCGAGCGAGACGCGGGCCAACGACCCCGACGGCGCGGCGACGGCGTCGCGCACGGCATCCGGCGGGAACACCTGCCAGTCCACGTCGCCGAGAGATCGGTCCTGCCAGGCAGCATCCTCACGCACGACCATCGACACCCCCTCACCGGTGGCCACACCCTACTGCCTCCGCGAACGGGCGACGGGCGCACCACGCGCACCGGTAGGGTCGCACGCGATGAGCCTTCCGCCGACCCCCGCGCCCGCGCGCCCGAAGCGCCGGGTGCCGTTCTGGGACAATGCGCGCTTCGCGTCGATCGTCCTGGTCGTGCTCGGGCACGCCACGCAGCGACTCATCTACGACTCGGATGCGGCCCTCGCGCTCTACCTCGTCGTCTATGCGTTCCACATGCCGGCCTTCGCGGTCATCTCGGGTTACTTCTCGAAGGCGGGCGTTCCGGGCAAGCGTCAGATGGCCCGCGTCATCACCGACATCCTGCTGCCCTACCTCATCTTCGAGACCCTCTGGACGTTCACCAAGTTCCTCGTGGAGGGCGCCCGCCAATCCGAACCCGACGCAGCCCTCGTGGACGCTCTGGTTCCTGCTCGCGCTCGGGATGTTCCGCGTCGTCCTGCCCTACCTCGCCCTCCTGCGCTGGCCGCTGCTGTGGACGTTGCTGGTGTCGATCGGCGTGGGCTATCTGCCGAACATCGACTCCACGCTGTCACTGTCGCGCACGATGGGGCTGCTGTTCTTCTTCACCCTCGGCTGGTGGCTGCGCGAGCACGACATCGTCGAGCGCTTCTCGCTGCTGGCCCGGCCGTGGTGGAGCCGCGTCGCCGCCGCGGCGGTGCTGGTGATCGCCGGCGCGGTCGCGTGGATCTTCATCGACGTCTGGCGGGCGATCGATCTGCGCACGTGGCTCTTCTACGAGGACGCCTACTCCGACCTGGGCGGCGAGCAGTGGTGGGCCGGCGGCATCCGGCTCGCGCTCATGGCGATCGCCCTGGTGCTGACCGCCGCCTTCCTCACTCTCGTTCCGAGGCGGGCCGCCTGGTGGACGCCGTTCGGGCAGTACACGATGTACGTGTACCTGCTGCACTCCTTCGTGCTCTACCCGTTCCGGGAGTCGGGCGTGCTGCGCGGACTCGACCCGACCTGGTTCTGGCTGCCGGTGGTCTGCGCCGCATCCGTGCTCATCGCGTTGGGACTCGCGACGGCGCCGGTGCGCCGGGTGTTCCGCCCCCTCGTCGAGCCGCGGTGGTCGTGGCTGTTCGCCGACCGCACCCTCGCACGCCGCGAGGGGCACCGCAGCGACCCGACCGGCTCGCGCCGCGCTCCCGAGCGCCGCTGAACCCGCTCAGGCGAAGAGCTCGGCTCCTACGAACGATCCCTCTCGGACACCCCCGGGCACAGCCCAGATGCCCGAGCCGACGTGGCGCAGGTACTCCGTGAGGAGATCCCGCGCGAGCGCCTTCTGCAGCGTGATGAACTGCTCGGGCGAGCGCTGGTAGGAGAGGAAGAACAGACCCGCCTCCAGCGCGCCGCGCCCGTCGTTGCCGTCGACGAAGTTGTAGCCGCGACGCAGGATGCGCACGCCGCCGTTGTTGTCGGGGTGGGCCAGGCTGACATGCGAGGCACGGTCGATGCGGGCGGTGCCGGACGCATCCGTCGCGGAGAAGTCCGGCGCGGTGAACTCGTCCCCTCCCGACAGCGGGGCACCCTCGCGCTTGTCGCGCCCGATCGTGCGCTCCTGCTCCATGAGCCGAAGCCGGTCCCAGGTCTCGATCGTCTGCCGGATGCGGCGTGCGACCAGATAGCTGCCTCCGGCGAGCCAGGCGGGGCCCTCATCCCCGACCCACACGTGCTCCGCGAGCGCCGCGGTGTCGGTGGCGAGGATGTTGGCCGTGCCGTCCTTGAAGCCGAACAGGTTGCGAGGCGTGGTCTGCGCCGCGCTCGTCTTCGACGTGCGGCCGAAGCCGAGCTGCGCCCAGCGGATGCGGGCGCGACCGAACGCGATGCGGCTGAGGTTCCGGATGGCGTGGACGGCCACTTGCGGATCGTCGGCACAGGCCTGGATGCACAGGTCGCCGTCGGAGTTCAGCGGGTCGAGGTCGTCGCCGACGAAGCGCGGCAGCACCGTCAGCAGATCGGGGCGACGATCGGCGATCCCGAAGCGATCGACGCCGTCGCGCTCGAACAGCCCGGGCCCGAATCCGAACGTGATGGTGAGCGAGCTCGCGGGCAGACCGAGCGCCTCTCCCGTGTCGTCCGGCGGCGCCTGAGGCGAACCGCCCACCGCCCCCGACGCGCTGACATCGAGCCCCTGCGTCATGCGCGAGGCGGCATACGACCAGTCCTGCAGGAGCGAGACGAGGTCGTCGCGTGTCAGATCGTCGTCGAGATCGAAGGCGGCGAAGTGCAGGTGATCCTGCACTTCAGTGGTGATCCCCGCCTGATGTTCGCCGAAGAACGCGTGGACGCCGTCGGCGTCAGCGGCGGATGCGGCGCCCGCGACCGTTGTGGCGACCGCGGTGCCGCCGGCCCCGCCGATGGCGAGGCCGGCGGCACCGGCGCCGAGCAGGCCGAGCAGACCCCGCCGACTGAGCCCGGACGGCACTTCGGCGGGCTCAGCCGGCTGGGCGGCGGACTGCTGCTCGCTCACGAGAGGACGGTCACCGTCAGACGCGACAGCGGCTCTGCGAGCGCGTTGATCAGATCGGTCAGGGTGCGCTTGTCGGCCTCGGTCAGCGTCGAGTACGCGACGAACGACGTGTCCGCGCTGCCGTACGTGGCCAGCTGAGCCTCGAGATCGGCGTATCCCTTGTCAATGGCGGTCACGAGCTTCTGCCCGTCCGCGCCCTTGCTCTCGGCGAAGTCGCGGACGAGCGAGTAGGCCATCTTGGAGCCCTCGACGTTGGCGGCGAAGTCGTAGAGGTCGGTGCCGCTCCACCAGTCCTCTTCGCCGGAGATCTTGCCGTTGGCGACCTCGTCGAGCAGCGCGATGGCACCGTTCGAGATGCCCGCGATGCCCTGCGCGTCCAGCGCGCTCACGAACTCGTCGGAGTGGACGTAGTCGTTGAGCTGCGCCACATCCGCGACGAGCTGGTCGGCGTGCTCCGTACGCTGCTCGGGCGTGGACGGCGTCCAGTCCTGCCAGGCAGGGGTCGCGCCATCGGCGTTGAGCGCGTCCTGAGCGGGGACCCAGAGGTCCTTCTCGATGCGGTGGAATCCCGTCCAGTCGAGACCCTCCGCGACCGCATCCACCTCGCGGTAGTCGATCTTGGGGTCGAGATCGCCCAGGGACTCGGCGACCGGCTCGATGCGCTCGTAATAGGAGCGCACCTGCGGGAAGGAGGTGCGGGCGGTCTCGTCGTCGCCGGCGGCGTAGGCGGCGGTGAAGGCGGCGACCGCGGGGACGAGCTGCTCGACCTGGTCCTTCACGAACGCGGCGTACAGGGAGACCGCCTGCTGCTTCTGCTCCGCGTCGTCACCGGACGCGGCGATCGTCTCGCCGGTGACCGTGAAGCCCGCCCGCCCGACGCCGTCACCGACCATGCCGGGCTTGCAGAGCGTGAAGTAGTTGCCGGGCTGCGCGACCACCGTCAGGGTGCGCGAGGCGCCCGGAGCGATGTTCTCGACCTCGCCGACGATACGGAGGCCGTCCTCGGCGAGCAGGTAGAACTCGCTGACCTCCGAGCCCGTGTTCGTGACGTCGAAGGCCAGGGTGCCGCTCGTGGCGGTCGCCGTGGGCAGATCGCATGCGGAGTCGCTCGCCGTGACGGTGAGGGCGTCGGATGCGGCCACGTCGGCCTTGGCGACGCATCCGGCGAGCGCGAGCGAGGTGATGACGAGCGCTGCGGCGCCGCCGATCAGACGGG contains the following coding sequences:
- the efeO gene encoding iron uptake system protein EfeO, translating into MTAPRLIGGAAALVITSLALAGCVAKADVAASDALTVTASDSACDLPTATATSGTLAFDVTNTGSEVSEFYLLAEDGLRIVGEVENIAPGASRTLTVVAQPGNYFTLCKPGMVGDGVGRAGFTVTGETIAASGDDAEQKQQAVSLYAAFVKDQVEQLVPAVAAFTAAYAAGDDETARTSFPQVRSYYERIEPVAESLGDLDPKIDYREVDAVAEGLDWTGFHRIEKDLWVPAQDALNADGATPAWQDWTPSTPEQRTEHADQLVADVAQLNDYVHSDEFVSALDAQGIAGISNGAIALLDEVANGKISGEEDWWSGTDLYDFAANVEGSKMAYSLVRDFAESKGADGQKLVTAIDKGYADLEAQLATYGSADTSFVAYSTLTEADKRTLTDLINALAEPLSRLTVTVLS
- the efeB gene encoding iron uptake transporter deferrochelatase/peroxidase subunit; its protein translation is MSEQQSAAQPAEPAEVPSGLSRRGLLGLLGAGAAGLAIGGAGGTAVATTVAGAASAADADGVHAFFGEHQAGITTEVQDHLHFAAFDLDDDLTRDDLVSLLQDWSYAASRMTQGLDVSASGAVGGSPQAPPDDTGEALGLPASSLTITFGFGPGLFERDGVDRFGIADRRPDLLTVLPRFVGDDLDPLNSDGDLCIQACADDPQVAVHAIRNLSRIAFGRARIRWAQLGFGRTSKTSAAQTTPRNLFGFKDGTANILATDTAALAEHVWVGDEGPAWLAGGSYLVARRIRQTIETWDRLRLMEQERTIGRDKREGAPLSGGDEFTAPDFSATDASGTARIDRASHVSLAHPDNNGGVRILRRGYNFVDGNDGRGALEAGLFFLSYQRSPEQFITLQKALARDLLTEYLRHVGSGIWAVPGGVREGSFVGAELFA
- a CDS encoding alpha/beta fold hydrolase; translated protein: MVVREDAAWQDRSLGDVDWQVFPPDAVRDAVAAPSGSLARVSLGPADGPRVLLVPGVTGSKEDFVLVMPLLAAAGYRVESYDLAGQYESAAAGPENLVPPRRHYDYPLFVDDMIAVLETGSAPVHVLGYSFAGLVAQLALVARPDLFATLALVTCPPATGQVFRGVKRIGRLSDAAGPRAGAGLMLWGIRNNLNRVPPGRLRFVRERFALTRRSSVTDIVGLMMAMPDVTAAVASLDLPKLVATGTHDLWPESEYRDYASRIGARAVVYDTGHSPSETVPHQLSRDLRHLYESASGRRE